A window of Luteitalea sp. contains these coding sequences:
- a CDS encoding FtsX-like permease family protein, with translation MPSQAGIRLFNAARDRGFHIDEARSAARVVIVSASTANAFWPGEDPIGKTIRIDPAEGRPVDEFAAYREVTVIGTVRDIVTGMLVAGHDAGHIYLPIGPADAHATAVLVRGHTDRDLGPETLQEIFSRIVPNPQVFEALPLGEVRDLQMYPLLAASWIGSLLGAVALALSVTGLYGVLSYALSQRRKEIGLRMALGATGGAVVGLVLKQSIRLAGIGAFIGLVAGFAVMKILDANVPFEGISLLDVGAFSAGLLLVMAATAVAAYQPARHATRVDPCQTLRSDA, from the coding sequence TTGCCGTCACAAGCGGGAATCCGTTTGTTCAACGCGGCGCGGGACCGGGGGTTTCACATCGACGAGGCACGCTCGGCCGCACGCGTGGTGATCGTCAGCGCTTCCACCGCCAATGCGTTCTGGCCCGGTGAGGATCCGATCGGCAAGACGATCAGAATCGACCCGGCCGAGGGTCGCCCGGTCGACGAGTTTGCCGCGTATCGTGAGGTCACCGTCATCGGCACGGTCCGCGACATCGTCACCGGCATGCTGGTCGCGGGACATGACGCCGGGCACATCTACCTGCCGATAGGTCCGGCCGACGCCCACGCCACGGCAGTCCTCGTTCGGGGTCACACGGATCGCGATCTCGGCCCCGAAACGCTCCAGGAGATCTTCAGCCGAATCGTTCCGAATCCGCAGGTATTCGAGGCATTGCCTCTTGGCGAGGTGCGCGACTTGCAGATGTATCCGCTTCTGGCGGCTTCATGGATTGGATCGCTGCTCGGTGCCGTGGCGCTGGCCCTAAGCGTGACCGGGTTGTACGGTGTGTTGTCGTACGCGCTGAGCCAGCGCAGGAAGGAGATCGGCCTCCGCATGGCGCTGGGCGCAACGGGCGGGGCGGTGGTCGGCCTCGTCTTGAAGCAATCCATACGGCTGGCGGGGATCGGTGCATTCATCGGCCTGGTCGCTGGGTTTGCCGTGATGAAGATCCTGGACGCGAACGTCCCATTCGAGGGCATTTCGCTGCTCGACGTCGGAGCCTTTTCGGCCGGTCTCCTCCTCGTCATGGCGGCGACGGCAGTCGCAGCATATCAGCCCGCGCG
- a CDS encoding FtsX-like permease family protein, with translation MVAMFSPVFAAFLLVLVTSCANVSNVMLARAIARHREMAVRLAIGASRSRVVRQMLTEGLFISVLAGLTGLALAALGLRVAWLTLYSTLPPSVAPILRLAPLTFDYRVFLFALAVSALATLLFALLPSLEASRLSLTDALRGHGRATRGRFRLRNALVIAQVAVALVLAITAVTLARNGAAVAAMDLGFDTQGVISVNVRGDPDELARPLAGGLSADPRVASVAVTSGNPFVQRGAGPGVSHRRGTLGRTRGDRQRFHRQCVLAR, from the coding sequence ATGGTCGCAATGTTCTCGCCGGTGTTCGCGGCGTTCCTGCTCGTGCTCGTCACGTCGTGTGCGAACGTGTCGAACGTGATGCTTGCGCGCGCGATCGCGCGCCACCGTGAAATGGCGGTTCGCCTCGCCATCGGCGCGAGCCGGAGCCGCGTAGTGCGGCAGATGCTGACCGAGGGGCTCTTCATATCTGTCCTTGCAGGCCTTACTGGTCTCGCACTCGCTGCGTTGGGCCTTCGGGTCGCGTGGCTCACGCTGTATAGCACCCTGCCGCCGTCCGTGGCCCCCATCCTGCGCCTGGCCCCACTGACGTTCGACTATCGGGTGTTCCTGTTCGCGCTGGCGGTGTCGGCGTTAGCGACGTTGCTGTTCGCCCTGCTGCCGTCGCTGGAGGCATCACGGCTCTCCCTGACGGATGCACTGCGGGGCCACGGTCGCGCCACGCGCGGTCGATTCAGGCTGCGCAACGCCCTCGTCATCGCGCAAGTGGCCGTGGCGCTCGTCCTCGCCATCACGGCGGTGACGCTCGCGCGGAATGGTGCCGCCGTCGCTGCCATGGACCTCGGCTTCGACACGCAAGGCGTGATCTCGGTGAATGTCCGTGGCGATCCGGACGAGCTGGCACGTCCCCTCGCTGGAGGTCTGTCGGCCGACCCACGAGTAGCCTCGGTTGCCGTCACAAGCGGGAATCCGTTTGTTCAACGCGGCGCGGGACCGGGGGTTTCACATCGACGAGGCACGCTCGGCCGCACGCGTGGTGATCGTCAGCGCTTCCACCGCCAATGCGTTCTGGCCCGGTGA